The following nucleotide sequence is from Candidatus Tanganyikabacteria bacterium.
ACCGCCGCAGATCCCGCCGTGGGCGTCAGCAGGCCGCAAAGCATCCGGATGGTGGTGGACTTCCCCGAGCCGTTTGGCCCGAGGAAGCCGAAGATCTCCCCGGCCGGCACCGCCAGGTCGAGCCGATCGACCGCAACAAGGTGGCCGAACTTGCGCGTGAGTTGGTGGGTCTGGACGGCGATTGCAGGCATGGCGCCCCAATTCTACCGCCTAGAACCCGTAGGTGAGGCTCCAGCGGACGAAGGGGCCGCCCACGTCGAAGGTCGGCCCGGTGGCGGCAACCGCATTGCGGCCGCTCCCTTCGGTCCAGCCGGATACGGTCCAGGGCGTCATGACGCCCGCGTCGGCCGACAAGCGCAGGCCGACGGGGGTCGCAAGCGTCGTGCCCAGGCCCACCGTGAGGTGCAGGCCGGTGGCGGTGGCGGACTTGCCGGAAGCCGCGGTGGTCGAGTAGACCTCGAAGCCCGCCCCGAAGGGCATGTGCAGCCAGAGCCACTCGGGAAGCAACTCGACCTGGGGGATGAACGAGGCGAACAGGCCGAGTCCGTTCACGCCGCTCGTGTTGGAGATGAACGTGAGATCGCCGGCCACGTCGAACCAGGCATCCGTATCGGCTTGGCGGAGGTGGCCCTCCAGGCCCAGATAGCTCTGCCCGATCGGCTGCGCGGTACCTGGCAGCAACCGATTGACCAGGCCAATCGACAGCCCGACCGGCGCGCCGCCGCCTATCCGCTCTTCCAGGCGCGTGCCCGGCCCGATCTTGTAGTAGCCCACACGGACGCGGCCCACCGCCGAACCGCTCTCGACGCGTTCGACCCGCACCTCGCCGACGACCGAGCCGTCGGGCGACAGGGCCGAAAAGACCGCATCGGGTTCGATCCCGACGTCCCGGCCCCGATCCAGGAAGACGTTGCGGCCGTCCTTGTGCGTGACGGTCGCCTGGAGCCGGTAGCGTGACCGGAGGGCGTCGAGGACGAAGCGCACGATGCCCGAGTAGACTTCCTCGCGAGCGTCGCCTGTCGACGAGTGGCTGACGCCCGTGCGCACCACGTGGAGCATGTCCTCGAGGCCGGTGCGCCTGTCGAGGATTCTCACGTCGGCCTCGCCGTTGCAGGTGTACTCGACGGTCTCGACGATGCGCGTGTCCTTGACGGTCTTCCCGCTTGCATCCTTGCGCTCGTACTCCTCGGTGCGGGCCTTGCGGTTGATCTCCACCGTGGGTTCGAGCTGGAACTCGACCGTGACCTCGATGTCGGCGCCCGGCGCGGCGCCCTCGACGACCTGGAACCGCGTCAGGCGGTTGCGGGCGGCGGTGCGCAGCCGATCCCAGAGCATGCGGTTGGCATTCGAGGCGCTGGTGGCCTGCCGGACGGCCAGGACCGGCTTGCCGCTCGCCTGCGCCGGCGGAGCGGCCGGCACGATCAGCCAGAGGGCGACGAGCAGGGCGACGACGAAGCGAAAGACGTGCATGCCGGATCGACGAGATCAGCGCCGTTCGAGTTGCAGCAGGGCGCGCTTGATGTCGGCGTACTGGCCGCTCTCCGCCCAGCGGCCGCCGTAGCCGCCCAGGCCGCCGTCGGCGGCGATGACGCGGTGGCACGGCACGACGATGGGCACCGGATTGTGGCGAACGGCCTGGCCTACCGCGCGGGCGCCGCCGCGCCGGCCCGTCAGGCGGGCCAGTTCCAGGTACGACCTCGTCTGGCCGTACGGCACGGCCTGCAGGGCCGACCACACCTCCCGCCGGAACGGCGTGCCGCGCAGGTCGAGCGGCAGAGCGAACTCCCGCCGCCGGCCGGCGAAGTACTCCGCGAGTTGCGCCGCGGCCGCGTCGGCCTCGCCGCGCGCCGGTTCGAGCCGCGCGAAGTCGCTCCGCAGCACCTCGTCGGGCGCCAGGGCGTCGGGGCCGAAGAGGATGGTCGCCAGGCCCCGACTCGTGAGGCCCAGCAGCAACGGGCCGACTGGCGTCTCGATGCGGCGGGTGTAGAGGGTTCCCGGTTCGGCCATGACTGCTGTCATGGACTCAGCGTACCCCCTTGGCCTCCGCTTTCTCCTCGATGCGGCCGGAATCCGGCGGGGAAGGGATCTCTCGGCCGCCACGACGGTCTGCTATTTCGCGGTAGCGCCGCCAGGCGGCGCCTGCGCCGGTCAGGATGGAAGCGACATTGACCAGGAAGGGCTTGGCGACGCCCTCCCCGAAGAACTTGGCCGCGGTGGCGACCGAGTGGGTGGCCACCGTGACGTCCTCGACCGAGTCATCCAGGCGGGCTAGTTTGTGCTCGACGTCCTGCGTGATCGACTCGACGTGCACCAGGGACTTCTGGGTGTCGGTCAGGAGCGTCTGGATCTGTGGCAGCACGGCGGCGCGCACGGTCGCGAGCAGCACGGCGACCTGCCAGAGGACCACCACGAGCATCGCCCCGATCGCCGCCGTGGCGACGGCAAGGGCGACATAGAGCCACTGGAGTGCCGACACGAATTCACTTATACCCTCGCCTGCCGCGCCCGATTAGTCGGAGATCGCGAAATAGATAGGCCGTATAATCAGCCCATGCAAGACCGCCTGGGCCGGCGCATCGACTACCTGCGCATCTCGGTAACCGACCGCTGCAACATGCGCTGCCGGTACTGCATGCCCGAGGAAGGGATGGAGTGGTTCGGCCGCGAGCACCTCCTCACGTACGAGGAGCTTGCCCGGGTGGTGCGCGAGGTATTCGTGCCCCTGGGGCTGGAGAAGGTCCGCCTGACCGGCGGCGAACCCCTGCTGCGCCGCGACCTGCCCGACCTGGTGGCCATGCTCCGCGAGATCCCGCAGATCCGCGACATCGCGCTCTCGACCAACGCGGCGCTCCTGGCCGAATACGCCCCGGCGCTCAAGCGGGCCGGCCTGGATCGGGTCAACATCAGCCTCGACTCCCTGGACCCCGAGCGCTTCTCGCGCATCACCCGCGGCGGGAACCTCGAACGGGTGCTGCGCGGCCTCGACAGGGCGCTGGAACTCGAATTCCACCCGGTCAAGCTCAACAGCGTCATCATCCCGGGCGAGAACGACGACGAGATGGTGGACCTGGCCCACCTCACGCTCGATCGGCCCGTGCACCTCCGGTTCATTGAGTTCATGCCCGTGGGCGATCGGGACCTCCATCAGCGCCGCGGCACCTTCGGCGTGGAGGACATGCTCGAACGGCTGCGGGAGCACTTCTCGCTGGAACCCGTGGCGGCGGCCCCGCGAGGCAACGGGCCGGCCCGCTACTGGCGCATCGCCGGCAGTGCCGGCACGCTCGGCTTCATCCACCCGATGAGCCGCCACTTCTGCGATACCTGCAACCGCTTCCGCCTCACCGCCGATGGCCGCGCGAAATCTTGCCTGCTGGTGTCGAGCGAACGCGACCTCCGCGGCGCCCTGCGCGCCGGCGCCTCCAACGACGAGTTGCGGCAGATAGTCCTCGACGCCCTGGCCCTCAAGCCCGACTGGCACGAAATGGGCACCGAGGCCCAGGCACTCACGATGAGCCAGATAGGCGGCTGACCGGTCGGCGCGATGGGCTGCGGGTCGGCCCGTCTGCCTGACGAGGTCTCGGAGGGTCTCCGGTTCGGCGATGGCCTCGAGGTCCTTTGGGGGGCCGGGGGCGCGCTTGACTGCGATGCGCTCCGCTCTCGCTCGAGTGGCCAACCGCGAGGAGCGTCAGCGCAGATGGCCTCTGTCGCTGCCGTCCTGCTGATGCAGGAATGCCCGGCGCTTGGCTCGAGCGGTGCATGTCCTTCTTCACACTCTGCCGGGTAGTGCCGACCCTCTTCCGCCGGTTAGCCTGGATCGGCGATGACGGTCTACCAGATGCTCCGGTTGCTCGCGGCTCACGGCTGGCAGCAGAAATCGCGGGTAGGGCAGTACCGACTGCTCGAGCATCCCTGGCGTCCAGGGGTATACATCGCATTGGCAGGCGCGCCGTCCAGGCGCTTGTCGAAGAGGGTGGCGAGGAGAGTCCTTGCCTCGGCCGGGATCGAGGAGAAGCCCAGATGAAACTTGCGATCGTCATCGACAAGGACGACAACAGCGACTTCTGCGTTTACTCGCCCGACATCGACGGCTGCATCGCCGTGGGTGGCACCAAAGAGGAGGCGATCGCTCTCTACAGCCAGGCGGTAGAGCGGTACCTAAGGGACCTTCGGGAGACGGGCCAGAAGCCGCCCAGGCCTCAAGCGATGGTCGAGACGATCGAGGTGTCCGATATCGCCTAGTCGGCGGCCCGACAGGCAACGATCCGCAGAGGTAACCGCACCGACGGGTCAACCTCCGAACGACGGCCCAGTCGAATTTCTGGAAGCTCTTTTTCCGGCGAATGTCCCTACTCAGATGCGAGTCCTGGGAATTTCTTCCCGGCTCCCGAGCTCACCAGTACACAGGCCGACAGGTACGATTCGGCGATCGTGCGCGGTTGCAGCCGATCCCCGGCCGGCCCGGTGCCCGAGAAAAGTCGGGAAGAATCTCACCCCAGGTCGGGAAGCTTCTCACTTCTGCTCGCCCGCGGATCTGGGTTAGTCTCGGGTCGGATCGGTCCGAAGCCTTCCGGTCGAGGAGGAGTGGGCGATGCGGCGAAGCGTCGAAGATGGCGACCACATCAGTGCCCCCCCAGGACGGGGAAAACCTGTACGTAGGCGGCGGCGGGTGTTCGCCGACGAATTCAAGGTCGCGGTCCTGGAGAGAATCGAGCGCGCAGAACGCGGACAGGTCAGGGCGATCCTCGCCGAAGAAGGGCTCAATTCCTCGACCGTGGCGGCATGGCGAGCCGCGCATTCCCAGGGCTTGCTGGGGGCCGGCGCGGTGAGGCGAGGGAGGCCAAACCGCGCCCCTGTAAGGCCTGAGGTTAACTAACGAGTTTTTCGTCTTAACGGCTGCCGCAAGACTTGTTTGCTGCCGAATAAGCGTCCATTATCACAACAACAAGAAAAACTAAACCACTGGTTAAGACAACCTGATGTCATGAACCGCGCCGCCCCCGCGCGGCGCTTTGGCGCCCGGATCAGATCTTCGGTCCGGGCAGGAGGAGGCTGCCTTGAAGAAATCGTCTGTCGTCGCTTGCGGAATCGCGGTCATGGGCACCATGGCGGTCGGCGCATGCGGCCACCGGGGTGAGAGTACGGTCGCGGGCCTGTTTCAGCCGCGGGCGGCCTACCAGTCGAGCAAGATCGTCGACGCCAGTTCCCAGGGCAGGACCGGGACCCTGGTGGTCCGGACGCGCCTCGGTGGTTTCCGCGTGCAGGACGTGCCCGGCGGCGGTTGGACCCTGGCCGACGTGCACCAGTTGACGCTCCGGGTCCTCGATTCCCAGAACACGGAGCTGGCGACCGCTACCCTCACAGGCGACGAGGTCGACAACCAGGTGGTCTTTGCGAACCTCCCGGTGGGCATCTTGACGATCGCGATCCAGGCGCGCAATGCCGCAGGCACCGTCATCAGCCTCGACGACCAGTCGCGGGCCACCGTCATCGTCACCGAAAACGGCGTCAGCTCGGTCACGCTCTCGGTCCAGCTCGGCGACCTGGTCCAGGAAGGCCAGAACGTTGTGTTCAACGGCATCACGGTCCTGCCCGGCAACCTCATCACGCCTGGCGCCGTGACCATCGCGACCGCCAGCCCCACTCCCGCCCCGACGCCCGTGCCCACGGCGACGCCGACTCCCGGACCGACGCCCACGCCGGAGCCCACGCCGACGCCCACGCCGGCCCCGGCCCCGCAGATCGCGCTGGGCAGCAACGCCGTCGCGGCCAGCGTGGGCACCTTCAACCTGGCCCCCGGGACGTACTACCTGGCCATCGCCGGGATCGGGCTGGTCGGCGGCCAGAATTCGGCGACATGGCGCCTCTACGACGGGGGCGGCGCGGTGCTGGCTTCCCTGGTGGACGAGCCGTACTGCCCGGGTTGTGCCAAGACCTTCGAGGGCCTGCTGACGTTCACGACTGCCGACATCGCCTTCCCGGCGGCGGTCGCGGCGACGGACTCGCTCACCGTCACGCAGTAACAGGCAACTCCGATGGGTTTGCGCAAGGC
It contains:
- the moaA gene encoding GTP 3',8-cyclase MoaA, with translation MQDRLGRRIDYLRISVTDRCNMRCRYCMPEEGMEWFGREHLLTYEELARVVREVFVPLGLEKVRLTGGEPLLRRDLPDLVAMLREIPQIRDIALSTNAALLAEYAPALKRAGLDRVNISLDSLDPERFSRITRGGNLERVLRGLDRALELEFHPVKLNSVIIPGENDDEMVDLAHLTLDRPVHLRFIEFMPVGDRDLHQRRGTFGVEDMLERLREHFSLEPVAAAPRGNGPARYWRIAGSAGTLGFIHPMSRHFCDTCNRFRLTADGRAKSCLLVSSERDLRGALRAGASNDELRQIVLDALALKPDWHEMGTEAQALTMSQIGG
- a CDS encoding methylated-DNA--[protein]-cysteine S-methyltransferase, encoding MAEPGTLYTRRIETPVGPLLLGLTSRGLATILFGPDALAPDEVLRSDFARLEPARGEADAAAAQLAEYFAGRRREFALPLDLRGTPFRREVWSALQAVPYGQTRSYLELARLTGRRGGARAVGQAVRHNPVPIVVPCHRVIAADGGLGGYGGRWAESGQYADIKRALLQLERR
- a CDS encoding type II toxin-antitoxin system HicB family antitoxin, which gives rise to MKLAIVIDKDDNSDFCVYSPDIDGCIAVGGTKEEAIALYSQAVERYLRDLRETGQKPPRPQAMVETIEVSDIA